The DNA sequence GGCCACTTCGATTAAGGGAGTCATTTTGCTTGAGCCGTTCAGCTATGAGATTTCAGATGCCTGGAAGGGGGCTTGATGGGCAGTTGCAGGGAGTTGCGGTGGTTGTTTTGGCCTCAGATTGAGGCGTTTGGCGGCGATTTTCTCCCGATTGTGTAGGCTCAGCCCCTGGCATGGAACATGGCATAGCGGTCGAGGTTGTAGGTGAGGTTGGTAAGGGCGGTTTCGAAGCGACATCGTCTCTGGCCGATACGTCGGAAGCGGTCGCCGCCGAACTGGGCGATGCGGCCGAAGGCGTGTTCGACGCGGGAGCGGATGCGGCTCTTTTGCCTGTTGGCACGCTTTTGTTCACGGCTGAGCGGACGGGCGGCAGTGCCCTTTTCGCAGATGTTGGCGAGCATGGCGAAGCCTTTGAGCAGCGCGGCGATGAACGGCCCGACGTAAGCGCTGTCGGCCCACAGCACGGCCTCGCGGTCGCTCTCACGCAGCAGTTTCCCGACCGGTTGGGAGTCGTGGACGGCGGCGTTTGTGACGGTGAAGGTCTCGATAAACTTGCTGGCCGCATCGACTTTGACGTGGTTCTTGTATCCAAAATAGGATACATGGTTCTTCTGCGTCCAACGCGCATCGAGATCCTTCTGGCAGGCCCGGCGCGGCCTCTTGGCGATGCGTTCGGGCACCTCGCCGCGCTTGATCTGTTCGTTCTCATGGCGGCGGTTGCGCTGCTTGGGAGCCTCGATAAAACTGGCGTCGATGATCTTGCCGCAACTGGCGATCAAGCCCTGAGTGCGCAGTTGCTCGTTGAACAACTCGAACACAGCAACCATCCCCTCGGCTCCAAGGCGTTCCTTAAAGGACCAGATCGTCGCGTGATCGGGAGAACCATCGCCGGGGCGTAGCCCCACAAAGCGCAGAAAGCTGAAGCGATCAAGAATCTGAAACTCTGTCTCTTGGTCCGATAGGTCAAAGAAGCGCTGCAATACCAGCACCTTGAGCATCAAAACCGGACACCACGGAATGCGCCCACCCTTGCTTTGGTCGCCGTAGGAAAGGCGCTCCTCAAGCAACGCACGAAACGTCTCCCAATCGATCACATCAAGCCGATCCAGGCTGCTCTTACGCTGCGAAGCGCTGTCCGCGTGTTTCAAAATGTCGAAGAGATTGCTTTGGCTGCTACCAGTCTTTACGCGCATATCAGATTGTCTCCAGTTGTCGCAAAGAAGGCGAGGTTAATCGAAGTGGCCTTAATACAGCCGAAACGGCTCAGGCCGCACACCGGCTTCGCCTGATTCATGGGGACCAGCCGAAAGAGCTTTTCCTGATTACAAACGCCGCCCTCCCTATTCGGGTAGGCAACGGGTTGGACTTGAAAGCAACGCTCTCCCGGCAAGACGAATTACGGCTGGCACTAAGGGGTGCTTTGGCTACTGATGAGTGTGCCCTGCGGACAGGGAAGCAGTGGAAGGCCTGGCCAGCTTGTCTGAATGACGCCGAGGATCGTATGCGCCGAGGTTTGCTCAATAACGCCGAGGGCGACGCCGAGGTTTGTTCATATGCCTGCTTCCGCTATACGACGCGGAAGGCTGACCGCAAGAAAAGGGATGGAATCGTCATTGGGGCTGATCAGCCGACATGTGAAGCGTTCGTTAAGGAAACGTTTTCGGGTGAGTCTTTGATTAAGATCGAGGGCGCAGCAAAAAAGTACAAAACCTCTATAATATAATTTATAAGGGTATTGTATCTTTTTGCTGCATATGATAATCTACACACCGTTTTGAAAGAATCCCTGCGCCCGCCGCTGCCAGTGCCCGTTTGGGGCAGTTTGATACCCCGCCCGATCAATGTACTCCCCGCAAGCGACCAAAGATCCACAGGTAGCCTTTTATCTGAGGGATGGAGTTTGGCAGTAAACTACCTGTCATAAATGTATGGACTGGGCGTACGATTGTATGCTAAAAGCATCCATCTTGAATTCCCTCGAACAAATTTTTCCGAAAGCCAGGGCTGAGTTACTGAGGCTGCTTTTTGCGGACTCGGGCCAGTCGCTGCACTTGCGTGACCTCGCGCGATTGAGCCATTTAGCGGTTGGCACCATTCAACGGGAAATCGCCAACATGCGGGAGGCTGGTCTTGTGCTTGAGAAAAGAGACGGCAATCGGCTCTATTTCAGGGCAAACCCGGAGCATCCTCTGTACCCCGAATTACACAGTATTGCACTGAAAACAACCGGCTGGCTAGCGCAACTGACAGAAGCACTGAGACCCGTTGAGGGCATTGACCTTGCGTTTGTCTACGGTTCCTTTGCCTCCGATACCGCCACTGCGCAAAGTGATATTGATCTTCTGGTGATCGGCTCCGTTGGCTTGCGTCAACTGGCTCCCCGTCTCCGGCCACTGTCGGCAACGCTCGGCAGGGAAATCAACCCCAACGCGATCTCTCCTCAGTCCTATGCAGAGAAGTTGCGGGCGAGGGATGCCTACATTACGGACGTGACAACCAAACCCAAACGGTGGATTATTGGCAGCGACGATGAGCTTGCAAAGTTGGCATAAAAACGGGTGGTTGCGGCCTCATGCAACAAACCGTCAGCAAATTGCGGACTTGTTGGCCATCGTTGAGCGTGACTTGGCTGACGCGCAAACAGCAAGGCTCAGTTCCGACTGGCAGTTCGGCATCGCCTACAATGCGGCCTTGAAGCTCTGCACGATCCTTCTCTACGCAGAAGGCTACCGCCCGGAAAAGCATCTGGCACACTACCGCACCCTACAGGCATTGCCGCTGGTGCTGGGAACAGACCGAAAGGATGACGCGGATTATCTGGACAGTTGCCGCAGTAAGCGAAACACCGTTGAGTATGATGTCGCCGGACGCACAAGCCCGGAAGAAACCAAGGAACTGATTGCGTTTACCCTTGAGTTGAAAGAGGCCGTCCTCAAATGGCTTCGCAGTAGGCATCCCCATTTGTCTTAGTGGCCTGAATCGCCCGTCACCCGGTTCTCCTTTCCCGCTGCCAGTGCCCATTCTTGGGCAGCTCTATCCCGCGCTTGAGGCAGCGTTTGCGGATAGCCTGGTCTGACACCCCGAGACCATCGGCCAGACGAGACAAGGGCTTTTCCCAGACCAGCACCTTGAGGTCACGGTCGGAGGGCCATGAGAGACTGTGTCGGGCAGGTAAGGCCCCGGCAAGAACAACGTCCTTGACGGATTCGGGAGTCAGCGTCCAAAAGGCAGTAACATCAGCCGGGTCCTCAACCACATCGCGGTAGTGCAGGGTAATCATGCTATCGCTGGTACCGTTCCGGGTCGCCACCTTGCCTATGTCCTCGTCGCGTTCGATCTGGTAGCTGATGCTGGTGTGTCGCAGGATATCGCTGACCCATTGCTCGGGCTGGACCGCCCTCTTGAGGACTTCCACCTTCTTATACCAGTTTTTCGGAACCCCCGTAAACGGATACGTTTCCAGCCACGATGCCAGTACAGGGACAATCGGTACCCGGCGCTTGATCTTACCTTCCATCTTGCCCCCTGAGATGATGAGGTTCCCCTCCCGTACATCTGCGGGAGTCAGGTCGGATAGCTCGCTGGGACGCAATCCCGCAAAGAGCATGATGGCAATCGAAGCAGCCATCACCCCCTCTTGGTAGCGACAGGAGGCACACAGTAGTTGCCGAACTTCCTCCAGCCGAAGGATTACGACATCGCGCTTTTGACGGGGTAATGCTTCCAGATGGTCACAGGGGTTTTCCAGGCAATATTTTGCCCGGACTGCCCAGTTGAAAAAGGCATTCAGTCCGCGACGGTAGGTGCGCTGGGTTCCAATGTGGTCATAGCCGGACAGGGCAGTGGCCATATCCCGGGTCGTAAACCCGTGAACCTGCTTGTTGGGGTCGGGAGTTATCAGGAGTCTCAAGCACTTGCGGTAATACTCGACCGTCTGTTCTGAGCGGCCTATCCGCGAAGCCAGAAACCGTTCGCAAGCTTGATGGATGCCTATCGTGGCAATCTCGGGTCGGTAGTGCTTCTCGAAAAAAGCCACCGCGTTTTCCAGCCCTATATTACTGACCTTGGCAACGCGCTCCTTCATGCCCTTCAATTCCAAGACCTGTTCGGTCAAGGACTGCCCAGGGGTATGGCTCAACGCGGTCTCAGCATCCGCGAGCTGGGAGGGGGTTAATTTCGTGCGTGCGAGCTGGATATCGTATTTCCCCTCGTCGCTATCACGTTCCAAGCAGGCCCGGTACTCGATCGCATCGGCCTTGTAACGGAAATTTTTACGGATACGCTCGCCATCAGGACGGTACCCTGCAACACGATAGGCTGTGCTCCCCGAAGCGTTCTTGAATGCCTCAACCTTGAATCGCTCCTTCTTTGCCGGTCTTGCCATAGGGGTATATTTGGACAACTTTTTGGACAACAATCAAGCAGTTAGCTTATTGAGACTTTGTAAGTTGTTTATGATGATGCTATTACCGTTAAAATAACGAGGACTGTTAATCACTTTCGCAAACTTCGCTCAAGGTTCGTCGTTTCAGCCAATACGGGCAGCCAAGATTTCCTTTCGGAAACTCTCCCCGCTTCCGATTGACTCCAGAGACCCGAGACCACGTTTGGCTCGGGATTTTTTATATCCCGCTGTCAGCAAAGGGTTACAAAACCCACCCGTATCGCCACGCTCTCCCTCTCCCCGACACCGGAGAAACCCGCCTGTTAAGCACTTTTCGCCCGCCGGCCCCGAAATGCCCCTTTTTCTCCGTTTCTCCGCCAGAGACCGAAAATAAGTTAACAAGGCGTCAGCCTCGCCCCGAGCCTGCCTGTTTCGGAAGTCCATAGTTTTCGGTCAACTCTGCTTGTGTAGTTGCTTAGCTCTTTCAGCTTGCCCGTTAGCGGCAAAATGGAAAAGGCGCACCATTGCATAAGGAGTGAGGCTCAACTGTCCCTGCGAGGCTGTTTTTCTTCCTGTACTCGAGTGGGGACTGGTTGAGGATGCGCCGAAAGACGCGGCCCATACGGTCCTCGCCGGGGAAACCGCTGAGGTGGGCGATTTCGTGGGCGCGTAGTTTGGTGTCCACCAGCAGCTGTTGGGCCTTTTCCAGGCGCTTGAGGGTGATCTCCTCGGCGAGGGTGCGGCCCAGCGACTGCTGAAAGGCATCGTGCAGGCGGCGATAGGAGATGGGGACGGTTGCGGCCACGGTCTTCGCGTTGACGGGGCCGGTGTAGTGCTGCCAGATATGGCGGAGGGCAGACGCTACATGGGGATGCTCGACGGCGAAGATCTCGGTGCTCAGGCGTGTCGTTACGCCTAGTGGCGGGATAAGGGTCTCTGATTTTCTGACCGTCTTGCCTTTCAGCAACTGGCCGAGCAGCGCGGCGGCATGGTAGCCTTCGGCCTCCTGGTTGTTGTCGATGCTGGAGAGCGGCACCGGTGCGAAGTCGCAGCGGAGGGGGTCGTTGTCCACACCGAGCACGGCGACCTGCTCGGGGACGGGGATCTGCCGCGCGCGACAGGCATTGAGCACCTCAATGGAGGCTTCATCATGCTCGGAGAAAACCGCCAGCGGGCGCGGCAGTTTCATCAGTTCGCCACCGAGCCAGTCGATGGGTTGCCCCTGGCGCGAGGCCCGGGTTCTTGCCGAGGTGGCGTCGATGAGATAAAAGGTAGCCTCTTGCCTCAGCAGACATTGCTCAAAAGCGCGCATGCGCTCAAGGGCTGAAGGTGTGCGTGAGCGCAGGAAAAATGCAGCGTGCCGGAAGCCGCGACTAAGGAAGTGATCGGCAGCCAGGTGCCCGATGGCTGCGTCGTTACACCGGACATTGGGGATACCTGGCAGGCGGATGTCTCCGATGTTGACGACGGGTTTGCCGCAGCGTGCGACGAAATCGCGTAGTTTTCTTCCTTCGCGCAGGAGCGACACGATGCCGTCAAAGGAGCGGGGGCGCGGGATGCTGCCATCGCGGGCCATGCTGGCGTCGAGTACCCATCCGGCCTGGCGCGCGTAGCGGGCGATGCCACGGTGGATAGCGGGCGAATACCAGCCCAGTGCGAGCAGGATGCAGGGGCGCTCTGCTTGTTTTTTAGGGGGGCGTTTGCGCGCGCTGTCTGTCTGCGTAGACACGTAGATGACGTTCAATTTTCGACGAAAAAATGTCAAATATTAAGCATTTATGGAACCTGTGTTTTGGAAGAATCTGTCCTGTGTCAGCGGCAGTTAAACCAGCTTCCCGCGTTAGTTGAACCCATCCCCCCCTCCGATTCTCATGAGCTTTGACGACCAACTCAACGACCTCCTTGCCCGCCACGAACGTCTTGTCACGCGTCCCAACGAAGTGGACCCGGATTTCTATAACGGCATCTACCGGCGCTATCAGCACTGTGTGCTGACGCGGGATCACGTACCGGTCTTCTGGCGCTACGACCTCAACCCGCAGACGAACCCGCGGCTGCTGGAGCGTCTCGGGGTGAATGCTGCGATGAACTCGGGTGCGATCTATCGCGACGGTAAGTTTTATCTCGTGGCACGTATGGAGGGCAATGACCGCAAGAGTTTCTTCGCCGTGGCCGAAAGCCCGAACGGGATCGACAACTTCCGCTTCCATGAAAAGCCGCTGCTCGTCCCCGAGTTGCCCGGCGACGGCACGAATCTCTACGACATGCGTCTCACCGAGCATGAAGACGGCTGGATCTACGGTACGTTCTGCGTGGAGCGCCGCCCGGAGGGAGCGCCCGCCGCCGACCAGTCGGTGGCCGAGGCTCAGTGTGGCATCGTCCGCACCCGCGACCTGATCACCTGGGAGCGCCTGCCGGACTTCCAGAGCCCCTCGCCCCAGCAGCGCAACGTGGTGCTACATCCGGAATTCGTGGACGGGAAATACGCCTGGTACACGCGCCCTCAGGACGGTTTTATCGATGCGGGCTCGGGCGGCGGCATAGGCTTTGCGCTCTCCGAGTCCACGAACCCCGCCATCTGCGGTGAGGAGAAGATCATTGATGCGCGCCTCTACCACACGATCAAGGAAGTGAAGAACGGCGCGGGTGCTCCACCGATCAAGACCGAGCGTGGCTGGCTGCATGTCGCCCACGGGGTGCGGGCCTGTGCGGCAGGCCTGCGCTATGTGCTCTATGTCTTCGTCACGGACCTGAATGACCCGGCGAAGGTCATCGCTGCGCCCGGTGGACACTTCATCGCGCCGCTGGGAGACGAGAGAGTCGGGGACGTTTCCAATGTGGTTTTCAGTAACGGCGTGGCCGTCCGGGGCGAGGAGCTCTTCATCTACTACGCCTCCTGCGATACCCGCATGCATGTGGCCACCAGCGATATTCCCACCATGCTGGATTACGCTTTTAATACCCCTCCGGACGCCCGCCGCACCGGCCCCTGCACCCAGCAGCGTATCGAGCTGATCGAGCGCAACCTCGCCTACTGCAACGCAAAGGGAATATGTTTGGAGTTGGGCTGTTGAAATTGGTTCTTTCAAACCTGAATTTTAGGGGAAAGATCGCAGAATCAGATTGGGAGATTAGGGGCACTTCGATTAACCTCGACGATATTGGTACAAGTAGTTACGTTAGGATATGCGCGTAAAGACTGGCAGTGAGCAGAGCAATCTCTTTGATATTTTGAAGCATGCGGAGGCGAGTGCTTCGCATCGCAAGAGCAGCCTGGACCGGCTTGAGGTGATCGACTGGGAGGCGTTCCGTCCTTTGCTGGCGGAGCTTCTGGCCTATGGCGACCAAAGCAAAGGTGGTCGCATTCCTTGGTGCCCGGTGTTGATGTTGAAGGTGCTGGTGTTGCAACGTTTTTTCGACCTGTCCGACCCGGAGACGGAGTTCCAGATATTGGACCGCTTCAGCTTCCTGCGTTTCTTGGGGTTACGCCTTGGCGATGGCGCTCCCGACCATGCCACGATCTGGGCCTTTAAGGAACGTCTGGGTGCCGATGGGATGCTGGCGGTGTTTGAGTTGTTCAACGAGCAACTGCGCGGGCAAGGGTTGATAGCCAGTTGCGGCAAGATCATCGACGCCAGTTTTATCGAGGCTCCCAAGCAGCGCAACCGCCGTGACGAGAACGAGCAGATCAAACGTGGCGAGGTACCCGAACGCATCGCGCGCAAGCCGCGCCGCCAGTGTCAGAAGGACTTGGATGCTCGCTGGACGCAAAAGAACAACCAGAGCTATTACGGCTACAAGAACCACATCAAAATGGACGCGGCCAGCAAGTTCATCGAGACCTTCACCGTCACAAACGCCGCTGTTCACGACTCCCAGCCCGTCGGGAAACTGCTGCGTGAAAGCGACCGCGAGACCGTACTGTGGGCCGACAGCGCCTATGTCGGTCCGTTCATCGCCGCGTTGCTCAAGCGCTTCGCCATGCTCGCCAACATCTGCGAAAAAGGCACCTGCACACGTCCACTCAGCCGCAAGCAAAAGCAAGCCAACAAGGAAAAGAGCCGCATCCGCTCCCGAGTCGAACACGCCTTCGGACGCATCGCCCAGTTCGGCGGCGATCGTTTCCGCCGTATCGGACAGCAACGATGTTGCTTCGAAACGGCGTTAACCAACCTCACTTACAACCTCGACCGCTATGCCATGTTCCACGCCAGGGCATGAGCCTGCCCAAACGGGCGAAAATCGCCCAAATCTGCCTCTGCCTGAGGCTAAAACAAGCATGGCCCGTGCCTTCAAAGGCATCTCAGAACGTTCTGCGAGCATCTGAAATCTCATAGATCGCATGCTCGCTCAAAATCATACCATTAATCGAAGTCCCCTCCAGTCCTCTGATATTACCGAAATGCCCCACGCCGCAGAAAAGGGGGCTCTCCTTCAGGCTTAAGCTCCCTGGAGGAGTGCGACCGCTATCAATGTACTCGGCCACCGCCTTATAGGTGACAATGGCAAACCTCTTCCCCGCAAGGAAACTGCGCCTGACCATTTCATCCCAGACAAAACTAAGGAGGACCTCGTTAACCTCCCGTTTCCCTTTCGCTCTCGGGCACAGCGACTGCATACTCCACGAGCGCGACGTGTCCTGGTACACCTTGACGGAAGGGGAATAGGCCACATTGCACTCCCAGTAGTCGATCCCTCGCCCTGCCCCTTCATGATCGCACAACGCACGCTCTATGACCAGCTTCTCAGCCGTCGCGTCGAGGTAGATGCAGGGGGATTGCGCATAGCGGGAGGCCAACGGACGCAGGCTCGACGAGATGATCGAACGTACCCCATCCGCCCCCTCTCTGACAGAAACTGCCTGCGGCCTGTGCATCAGGTCGTCAAGCAGGGCTGAGCAATCTGCGACACTACGCTTGCCTTCCCGTTTTGCTTCCTTGTTACGCTTTGCCTCCAACTGCCTTCTGAACTCGTCACGATCAATATCCCCCTTGCGGAATTTACTGAACTGAACAGCGGGCAGTGAAGAATTTTTGTCCTCGCGCCCTCTTAGCTCCTTGACCTCAGGACGAAGCGACCCCCCGATTGCGTTACGAATTTCCGCAGATGTGCTCTTCGCATTGAGGCTGGCAGGCATTTCTCTGATGAAGCCATAGACGTGGCCATACTCCCTTTCTGCGTACATTGACGTGACCATGTCCTCATCGACGACGAAGAAGTCGGGGCTCTCTATCGGGTCGTATTTCGCCTTTTGATTGCTCGCCATCCCCTGATAAAGCACGCGAATCCAATGCTCCCCCTTGGGCTGCTGGTACTGTTTCAGGTACTCGCACTCACTGACATAAGTACATCCCTCACAAGGACTCCGCACTTCATACCCTAGCCCCTCCGCCTCCTTTACCTTCGGGTCGATGCAGAGCTGCTTTCGTCCCTGAATATGCTGTACGTGCACCCCTCGATCCTTGGACTCAGTCCGTAGCCGTTTGGCAATCTCCCCGCCCAGTGTGTTATCCGGAACCAGATAATCCACCACCCAGTAGCGGTTTTCCCCACGCGGCGGTTTCTGAATCATCATGCTGAGCCAGAGCATTGTGTGGGCATGCTTGGTTTTCCCAGCGCCAGCCTCATACCGAATGATCAAGTGATTGCGGTATGAGTCTTGATTCCCATAGCCGTACATCCGCTGGAGCAGAAGGTTCTGGAGCTTATTAGTGGCCGCATCAAGGTCCATCACCTCTACCGGTCGAACTTCAACCTGTTGCTTAAGCAGCCCGTTAAGTTCGTCACGCGCCCGCTCAAACTCATCCTTGGGAATACCAAGGTCAATCCCCTGAGATACAGCCCGCCCAACCCGTTCTACGAAGCTTTGTCCACACTCCAACCCGCCATAGGTAGCCCCGCAAATCAGCCGGTAAAAACTATCCGAATGTGGAGACATCCCCCACCGCTGCATGACAAGCTCATGGATGTCCTCCTCGTCCATCCCCTGCTCGCGCCCCCAGAACCCCAGTGAACTCAAGAGAGGGACAATCACTGGGGCATAGCTGTGGCCATTCGTGCCCGGAAGTTCCCTGAGGCACTCCGTGTCCGGGGGCATGCAGTTCATCAACGCGGCAATGACTCCTGGAGCATCCCCATCAGCGATAACCTTGATCGAGCTGGCAAAGGCAGGCTTCGACCGCGGCATGACTTCCAGTTCCATCAGGTCGAACCACTCCCCCGGGTTCTCTACCCGAACCGGCTCTATCCCTGTTGGGTGAGTGGGAATGTAAAACCCCTGGCTGATGCTGAAACTGGCCGGGTCTGCATCCTTGAACAACTCCATCAAAGACCGGCGCCTGTTTTCAATCTCGACCGGCCTTACCCGGTCCTTCAGGGGCATGACTACGCGAAACTTGTTCTTCCCATCCAGAGGCGCGTGATTAAAACTACTGTAAATCAGGTACTCGTAGCTACCATACCGCTCGACAAACTGCTCAACCGTAAGCCCCGCATCAAAGTCGAGCGTCAACCCGTCAACCCACTCCACGTTCTCCCTGCACCGGGAAATCCCACCGACACGATGAACGCCCCCTCGCTTGAAGAAACTCCGTTTCTCAAAACCGTCGTTGTAGAATTTCACGAGCAAGAAGAGCGGGGCGTCCTCCTTCTTCTCATAACAGTGGCTTTTCAAACGCTCCTTGAGCTTCGCCCAAGTCAATAGCAATCCACCACCTGTTTCGACATGGCTCCACCTGTGCTTGAGCAATTGAACGCTCAACTTCCGTCCCACTCCATCTGAGTCTACCACTCCCTGAGGGGCTTGCCAGTCCAGACGACGTTGCATCGCCTCCAGTGCTGCCACGGCCTCTAGGTACGGCGCCCCGCCTGTCCCAACTTTACGCTGCTCACGCTGAACCGCTTCAATCGCGTCCTTATGAGCACAGCAGCCACGGACAAGAGAGGTTGAGGAGCTTGCTGACATGAAAACCTAAATTAGCAAGCGTAATGCTTAATTCAAGCCCTGTATCGGCCTGCGAACATAGTCAAATCCTGAAGCTGTCACGGCCGTAAACCATGGTTTACAGCGCCTCCCGCCATACGACCGCCGCTTCACCTCGTCGGTCTGTATCGCTCTCCATCGAACATATAGACCCTCTTTGACTGCGGCACGGTGCCATCGACCCTGCCGGAATGACCTTCCTCGTTAACAAACTCCAGAGTGCCGTCCGAATCGAAGTCGCTGAAGTAATAGACCTCGCCCCCACCGCGTACGGGGGGAAGCTCACGTATATGGCCATCTTCCAGCAGGAAAATACGCATGACCCACTCAGGGGCACCAGTAGCTGGAAACTCCCGCTCGCGTTCCATAATGACCAGCGCTGGAACTCCCGGTGCCGTGACCGCATCCCACGGCCTTAGCAGGGAGAAGACAGACATCGTCTTATAGGGCAGCTCCAGACAGGTGCGTTCCTTCAGCATGTCGGCGTAGCGTGGACGGATAGTGTGGATAGTCTTCCCGCCTTTGGTAATGACAAAAGACGTGATGTAGTGATCGTCATCATAAGTGGGGTCGATTCCCAGTGTACCATCAGCGAGTAGGCAGGCGCTCGTGTTCAAGCACGCAAATAAGATGGTCAGCAGTTGCAGGGGGCGCATGGTTGGTTCAGTCGGTTCAATGAAGAGAAGCTTAATGGCTCAGGGGCTTGATCTGGATAGACGCGACGATGCTCAGGATTACGGAGAGCAGAAAAAAGCCGATGCCCCATTCGATATGAATACGTGTGCCGCCTGGGAAGGATTGAAAGGCCAGGACGAGCATGCCCATGACAATCACATCCAGCATGGAGAACTTCCCCAGCGTTCCGGCAAACTTGAGCGACCTGGTAGCCGGAAGCCCATGCTCCAGTCGATAGACAGCGCTGTAAAACACGCAGAGCTTCCAGACAGGGAACAGCACTGAGAACCCCAGCAGAAGGCTGGCCAGAAAGAGATCCCCGGAGAGGGCCAGGTGACAGATGCCCGATAGGATGGACTTGCTCTCGGGCTCGCCGACCGGGAGGTAATTCTCCACGCCCCAAAAGCCGGGCTTCATTGTCAGGCACGGCAAAACAAGCCCCAGTCCAAGCGTAACCGCGCTCAAAAGGAGTAACCTGCGGATACCAGCCAGCTTGCGTCGTCTCATCTCAGCGGGCATACTTCTGCTTGAGGTAATCGGTGAGGAGTTCGGTGGGGACGATTTCGAGGCTCAGGCTTGAGACCTCGCTCACCCCGTCCATGCGC is a window from the Ruficoccus amylovorans genome containing:
- a CDS encoding nucleotidyltransferase domain-containing protein — encoded protein: MNSLEQIFPKARAELLRLLFADSGQSLHLRDLARLSHLAVGTIQREIANMREAGLVLEKRDGNRLYFRANPEHPLYPELHSIALKTTGWLAQLTEALRPVEGIDLAFVYGSFASDTATAQSDIDLLVIGSVGLRQLAPRLRPLSATLGREINPNAISPQSYAEKLRARDAYITDVTTKPKRWIIGSDDELAKLA
- a CDS encoding XylR family transcriptional regulator, which gives rise to MSTQTDSARKRPPKKQAERPCILLALGWYSPAIHRGIARYARQAGWVLDASMARDGSIPRPRSFDGIVSLLREGRKLRDFVARCGKPVVNIGDIRLPGIPNVRCNDAAIGHLAADHFLSRGFRHAAFFLRSRTPSALERMRAFEQCLLRQEATFYLIDATSARTRASRQGQPIDWLGGELMKLPRPLAVFSEHDEASIEVLNACRARQIPVPEQVAVLGVDNDPLRCDFAPVPLSSIDNNQEAEGYHAAALLGQLLKGKTVRKSETLIPPLGVTTRLSTEIFAVEHPHVASALRHIWQHYTGPVNAKTVAATVPISYRRLHDAFQQSLGRTLAEEITLKRLEKAQQLLVDTKLRAHEIAHLSGFPGEDRMGRVFRRILNQSPLEYRKKNSLAGTVEPHSLCNGAPFPFCR
- a CDS encoding paraquat-inducible protein A: MKPGFWGVENYLPVGEPESKSILSGICHLALSGDLFLASLLLGFSVLFPVWKLCVFYSAVYRLEHGLPATRSLKFAGTLGKFSMLDVIVMGMLVLAFQSFPGGTRIHIEWGIGFFLLSVILSIVASIQIKPLSH
- a CDS encoding tyrosine-type recombinase/integrase, whose product is MSKKLSKYTPMARPAKKERFKVEAFKNASGSTAYRVAGYRPDGERIRKNFRYKADAIEYRACLERDSDEGKYDIQLARTKLTPSQLADAETALSHTPGQSLTEQVLELKGMKERVAKVSNIGLENAVAFFEKHYRPEIATIGIHQACERFLASRIGRSEQTVEYYRKCLRLLITPDPNKQVHGFTTRDMATALSGYDHIGTQRTYRRGLNAFFNWAVRAKYCLENPCDHLEALPRQKRDVVILRLEEVRQLLCASCRYQEGVMAASIAIMLFAGLRPSELSDLTPADVREGNLIISGGKMEGKIKRRVPIVPVLASWLETYPFTGVPKNWYKKVEVLKRAVQPEQWVSDILRHTSISYQIERDEDIGKVATRNGTSDSMITLHYRDVVEDPADVTAFWTLTPESVKDVVLAGALPARHSLSWPSDRDLKVLVWEKPLSRLADGLGVSDQAIRKRCLKRGIELPKNGHWQRERRTG
- a CDS encoding IS5 family transposase, producing MRVKTGSSQSNLFDILKHADSASQRKSSLDRLDVIDWETFRALLEERLSYGDQSKGGRIPWCPVLMLKVLVLQRFFDLSDQETEFQILDRFSFLRFVGLRPGDGSPDHATIWSFKERLGAEGMVAVFELFNEQLRTQGLIASCGKIIDASFIEAPKQRNRRHENEQIKRGEVPERIAKRPRRACQKDLDARWTQKNHVSYFGYKNHVKVDAASKFIETFTVTNAAVHDSQPVGKLLRESDREAVLWADSAYVGPFIAALLKGFAMLANICEKGTAARPLSREQKRANRQKSRIRSRVEHAFGRIAQFGGDRFRRIGQRRCRFETALTNLTYNLDRYAMFHARG
- a CDS encoding IS5 family transposase, translating into MRVKTGSEQSNLFDILKHAEASASHRKSSLDRLEVIDWEAFRPLLAELLAYGDQSKGGRIPWCPVLMLKVLVLQRFFDLSDPETEFQILDRFSFLRFLGLRLGDGAPDHATIWAFKERLGADGMLAVFELFNEQLRGQGLIASCGKIIDASFIEAPKQRNRRDENEQIKRGEVPERIARKPRRQCQKDLDARWTQKNNQSYYGYKNHIKMDAASKFIETFTVTNAAVHDSQPVGKLLRESDRETVLWADSAYVGPFIAALLKRFAMLANICEKGTCTRPLSRKQKQANKEKSRIRSRVEHAFGRIAQFGGDRFRRIGQQRCCFETALTNLTYNLDRYAMFHARA
- a CDS encoding glycoside hydrolase family 130 protein — protein: MSFDDQLNDLLARHERLVTRPNEVDPDFYNGIYRRYQHCVLTRDHVPVFWRYDLNPQTNPRLLERLGVNAAMNSGAIYRDGKFYLVARMEGNDRKSFFAVAESPNGIDNFRFHEKPLLVPELPGDGTNLYDMRLTEHEDGWIYGTFCVERRPEGAPAADQSVAEAQCGIVRTRDLITWERLPDFQSPSPQQRNVVLHPEFVDGKYAWYTRPQDGFIDAGSGGGIGFALSESTNPAICGEEKIIDARLYHTIKEVKNGAGAPPIKTERGWLHVAHGVRACAAGLRYVLYVFVTDLNDPAKVIAAPGGHFIAPLGDERVGDVSNVVFSNGVAVRGEELFIYYASCDTRMHVATSDIPTMLDYAFNTPPDARRTGPCTQQRIELIERNLAYCNAKGICLELGC